A genome region from Defluviimonas aquaemixtae includes the following:
- a CDS encoding HvfC/BufC N-terminal domain-containing protein yields MNQSEFRAALLDPARPAPARLTDPQGRPAGRRFNVYRNNVTVSLTEALRQAFPVILKLVGEEFFAAMAREHLRAHPPASPLMMFYGEAMPTFLEHFPPVAHLGYLPDMARLELAVRRSYHAADAEPADPAALAALAPDALISARFELAPPVRLVRSRWPIHTIWSANMRGAPSPKATVAEDVLIVRPEFDPDPRLLPVGAGDFVERLIAGSTVGEALDSAGEFDVTATLGLLIGAGAIANIKTGDST; encoded by the coding sequence ATGAACCAGTCCGAGTTCCGCGCCGCGCTCCTCGACCCCGCGCGACCGGCGCCGGCGCGTCTCACCGACCCGCAGGGCCGCCCGGCGGGACGCCGCTTCAACGTCTACCGCAACAATGTCACCGTCTCGCTGACCGAGGCGCTCAGGCAGGCCTTTCCGGTCATCCTGAAGCTCGTGGGCGAGGAGTTCTTCGCCGCCATGGCGCGCGAACACCTGCGCGCCCATCCGCCGGCCTCGCCGCTGATGATGTTCTACGGCGAGGCGATGCCGACCTTCCTCGAACATTTTCCACCGGTCGCGCATCTGGGCTACCTGCCCGACATGGCCCGGCTGGAACTTGCAGTCCGCAGGTCCTATCACGCGGCCGACGCCGAGCCCGCCGATCCCGCCGCGCTCGCTGCCCTCGCCCCCGACGCGCTCATCTCCGCGCGGTTCGAGCTTGCACCACCCGTGCGGCTCGTGCGGTCGCGCTGGCCGATCCATACGATCTGGTCGGCGAATATGCGCGGCGCGCCGTCACCCAAGGCCACGGTGGCCGAGGACGTGCTGATCGTGCGTCCCGAATTCGATCCCGACCCCCGCCTCCTGCCTGTGGGCGCAGGTGATTTCGTCGAACGCCTCATCGCCGGCTCGACGGTGGGCGAAGCGCTCGACAGCGCCGGAGAATTCGACGTCACGGCGACCCTGGGGCTCCTGATCGGCGCGGGCGCCATCGCGAACATCAAGACCGGAGATTCAACGTGA
- the bufB gene encoding MNIO family bufferin maturase: MLDQTARQTLPARPGVGYKPQHFSNILEAPDPVAWLEIHAENYMGDGGRPLAQLRHLAERFPISVHGVGLSIGGETPLDRDHLDRLKHLCGWLGPASFSEHLAWSTHDAEFLNDLLPLPYTEKTLARVAEHVEQVQDHVGRRMLLENPSVYVEFAETEMDEIDFLTEIAKRTGCGLLLDVNNVFVSSTNRQTDANTYIDQFPHHLVGEVHLGGHDEDHDDTGAPLLIDAHGSEVVDPVWKLYDHTIRTGGPKPTLIEWDNDVPDWPVLADEAARAARILDRVAA, from the coding sequence ATGCTGGACCAGACCGCAAGACAGACCCTGCCCGCCCGCCCCGGCGTCGGCTACAAGCCGCAGCACTTCTCGAACATTCTAGAGGCCCCAGACCCGGTCGCGTGGCTTGAAATCCACGCAGAAAACTACATGGGCGACGGCGGCCGTCCTCTCGCGCAGTTGCGCCATCTGGCAGAGCGCTTCCCGATTTCGGTGCACGGAGTGGGCCTTTCTATCGGTGGCGAGACGCCGCTCGATCGCGACCATCTCGACCGGTTGAAGCATCTCTGCGGCTGGCTTGGTCCGGCAAGCTTTTCCGAACATCTCGCCTGGTCTACGCATGATGCCGAATTCCTGAACGACCTCCTGCCCTTGCCCTATACCGAGAAAACGCTCGCCCGCGTCGCGGAGCATGTTGAGCAGGTGCAGGACCATGTCGGCCGGCGGATGCTGCTGGAAAATCCCTCGGTCTATGTCGAATTCGCCGAAACGGAGATGGACGAGATCGACTTCCTGACCGAGATCGCCAAGCGCACGGGCTGCGGCCTTCTCCTCGACGTCAACAACGTCTTCGTCTCCTCGACGAACCGCCAGACCGACGCCAACACCTATATCGACCAGTTCCCGCATCACCTTGTTGGCGAGGTCCATCTCGGCGGACATGACGAGGATCACGACGATACCGGCGCGCCCTTGCTGATCGACGCACACGGCTCCGAGGTCGTCGATCCGGTATGGAAGCTGTACGATCACACGATCCGCACCGGTGGACCGAAGCCCACGCTCATTGAATGGGACAACGACGTGCCCGACTGGCCGGTCCTCGCCGATGAGGCCGCGCGCGCCGCCCGGATTCTCGACAGGGTCGCCGCATGA
- a CDS encoding BufA1 family periplasmic bufferin-type metallophore has product MSQSMKTLAVAGSLAAALAAHVATPAAAQDKEKCFGVSLAGQNDCAAGPGTTCAGTSSVDYQGNAWKLVPAGSCETMELPDGRMGSLEALDRDLPQG; this is encoded by the coding sequence ATGTCTCAATCCATGAAAACCCTCGCCGTCGCCGGCTCGCTCGCCGCCGCTCTTGCCGCTCATGTCGCGACGCCTGCCGCCGCGCAAGACAAAGAGAAGTGCTTCGGCGTCTCGCTGGCCGGTCAGAACGACTGCGCCGCGGGCCCGGGCACAACCTGCGCCGGCACCTCGTCGGTGGACTATCAGGGCAACGCCTGGAAGCTCGTCCCGGCCGGCTCCTGCGAGACCATGGAACTGCCGGATGGCCGCATGGGCTCGCTCGAAGCGCTTGACCGCGACCTGCCGCAGGGCTGA
- the thrS gene encoding threonine--tRNA ligase, translating to MTQISLTFPDGNKRDFDKGVTPFEVAAAIAPSLAKAAISASVDGRHYDLQWPIDEDAKIAIHTIKDDAQALELIRHDFAHVMARAVQTLWPDVKVTIGPVIENGWYYDFDREEPFTPEDLGAIEKEMKAIINQRDPVRTEVWDRSRAIEHYIRKNEPFKVELIEGIPGDEPVRMYWHGHWQDLCRGPHLQHTGQLPADAFKLMSVAGAYWRGDHRNKQLQRIYGIAFKNRDDLKSHLTMLEEAAKRDHRKLGREMELFHLQEEAPGMVFWHPNGWTIYRELEAYMRRRLIRAGYQEIKTPQVVDRVLWERSGHWEAYREHMFIVEVEEEHAKEKRINALKPMNCPCHVQVYNQGLKSYRDLPLRLAEFGSCHRYESSGSMHGLMRVRGFVQDDAHIFCTEDQIEQECAGFIELLSSIYRDLGFTKFDVKLSTRPEVRVGSDDIWDKAETALENAVRKVTNDFEIDPGEGAFYGPKLDFKLTDAIGREWQCGTFQVDFNLPMRLGAEYVGEDGGKHRPVMLHRAILGSFERFIGILIENYAGKMPFWLAPRQIVVASIVSDADDYVTEVTARLRDAGLRAESDTRNEKINYKVREHSVGKVPAILAIGMKEVEGRTVSVRRLGESRTETMPLEQAIAEFSDDAAPPDKK from the coding sequence ATGACCCAGATTTCCCTGACCTTTCCCGATGGCAACAAACGCGACTTCGACAAGGGCGTGACGCCTTTCGAGGTGGCTGCCGCGATCGCCCCCTCGCTCGCGAAGGCAGCGATCTCGGCCAGCGTCGACGGCCGGCACTACGATCTCCAGTGGCCGATCGACGAAGATGCGAAAATCGCCATTCACACGATTAAGGACGACGCCCAGGCGCTCGAACTCATCCGGCACGACTTCGCACATGTCATGGCGCGGGCCGTCCAGACGCTGTGGCCCGACGTCAAGGTCACGATCGGCCCGGTGATCGAGAACGGCTGGTACTACGACTTCGACCGCGAGGAACCCTTCACGCCCGAAGACCTGGGTGCGATCGAGAAGGAGATGAAGGCGATCATCAACCAGCGCGACCCGGTCAGAACCGAGGTCTGGGACCGTTCGCGCGCGATCGAGCACTACATCCGCAAGAACGAACCCTTCAAGGTCGAACTGATCGAGGGCATCCCCGGCGATGAGCCGGTCCGCATGTACTGGCATGGCCACTGGCAGGACCTCTGCCGCGGCCCGCATCTTCAGCACACCGGCCAGCTTCCGGCGGATGCCTTCAAGCTCATGTCCGTCGCGGGCGCCTATTGGCGCGGCGATCACCGCAACAAGCAGCTTCAGCGCATCTATGGCATTGCCTTCAAGAACCGCGACGACCTCAAGTCGCATCTGACGATGCTCGAAGAGGCAGCCAAGCGCGACCACCGCAAGTTGGGACGCGAGATGGAGCTCTTCCACCTGCAGGAGGAAGCGCCGGGCATGGTTTTCTGGCATCCGAACGGCTGGACGATCTACCGCGAGCTCGAAGCCTACATGCGCCGCCGCCTCATCCGCGCGGGCTACCAGGAAATCAAGACCCCCCAGGTCGTCGACCGCGTCCTCTGGGAACGCTCCGGCCACTGGGAGGCTTACCGCGAGCACATGTTCATCGTCGAGGTCGAGGAAGAACATGCCAAGGAAAAGCGCATCAACGCGCTGAAGCCGATGAACTGCCCCTGCCACGTGCAGGTCTACAACCAGGGACTCAAGAGCTACCGCGACCTGCCGCTGAGGCTTGCGGAGTTCGGTTCGTGCCACCGCTACGAATCCTCGGGCTCGATGCACGGGCTCATGCGGGTGCGCGGTTTCGTGCAGGACGACGCCCATATCTTCTGCACCGAGGACCAGATCGAACAGGAATGCGCGGGTTTCATCGAACTTCTGTCATCGATCTACCGCGACCTCGGCTTCACCAAGTTCGACGTGAAACTTTCGACGCGCCCTGAAGTTCGCGTCGGATCGGACGACATCTGGGACAAGGCCGAAACCGCGCTCGAGAACGCGGTCCGCAAGGTCACGAACGATTTCGAAATCGACCCCGGCGAAGGCGCCTTCTACGGGCCGAAGCTCGACTTCAAGCTCACCGACGCCATCGGCCGCGAATGGCAGTGCGGCACGTTCCAGGTCGATTTCAACCTGCCGATGCGGCTCGGCGCGGAATATGTCGGCGAGGACGGCGGCAAGCACCGGCCGGTGATGCTTCACCGCGCGATCCTCGGGTCTTTCGAGCGCTTCATCGGCATCCTCATCGAGAACTATGCGGGCAAGATGCCGTTCTGGCTCGCACCGCGGCAGATTGTAGTCGCCTCTATCGTGTCGGATGCTGACGACTATGTGACCGAGGTCACGGCGCGGCTTCGCGATGCCGGGTTGAGGGCCGAGTCCGACACGCGGAACGAGAAAATCAACTACAAGGTCCGTGAGCATTCGGTTGGTAAAGTCCCCGCCATTCTCGCCATCGGCATGAAGGAAGTAGAGGGCCGGACTGTTTCAGTCCGCCGCCTCGGCGAGTCCCGGACAGAGACCATGCCGCTTGAGCAGGCAATCGCCGAGTTCAGCGACGACGCGGCGCCACCGGACAAGAAATAA
- a CDS encoding alpha/beta hydrolase, which translates to MSDVLTTPEGRRIAYDRVEGAGPGVVFLGGFRSDKEGTKALALEDWARATGRAFLRFDYSGHGSSSGDFLDGSIGDWFEDARAAILSLSEGPQILVGSSMGGWIALLLARERPEKVAGLVTVAAAPDFTEDGMWAEFTPEQRRTLKEEGQVALPSDYSDEPYIITGHLIEEGRGRLVLRSPLTLPFPVRMLQGTADADVPVSVALKLLDHAEGEDIRLTLVKGADHRFSTPDCLKLILLSVQKIAARYADA; encoded by the coding sequence ATGAGCGACGTTCTGACGACGCCGGAAGGCCGAAGGATCGCCTATGACCGCGTCGAGGGCGCGGGGCCGGGCGTGGTGTTCCTCGGTGGCTTCCGGTCGGACAAGGAGGGGACGAAGGCGCTGGCGCTCGAGGATTGGGCGAGGGCGACGGGGCGGGCCTTTCTGAGGTTCGACTATTCAGGGCACGGATCGTCATCCGGCGACTTTCTCGACGGGTCTATCGGCGATTGGTTCGAGGACGCGCGCGCGGCGATCCTTTCGCTGTCCGAGGGACCCCAGATTCTTGTGGGCTCGTCGATGGGCGGCTGGATCGCGCTTCTCTTGGCGCGGGAGCGTCCGGAGAAAGTCGCTGGCCTCGTCACCGTCGCGGCTGCGCCGGATTTCACCGAGGACGGGATGTGGGCCGAGTTCACGCCCGAGCAGCGGCGGACGCTCAAGGAGGAGGGCCAGGTGGCGCTACCCTCGGACTATTCCGACGAGCCCTACATCATCACCGGCCATCTCATCGAGGAGGGGCGCGGGCGGCTCGTGCTGCGGTCGCCCCTGACGTTGCCCTTTCCGGTTCGCATGCTCCAGGGCACGGCGGATGCGGACGTGCCGGTCTCGGTCGCACTCAAGCTTCTCGACCATGCTGAAGGCGAGGATATCCGCCTCACGCTCGTCAAGGGGGCCGATCACCGGTTCTCGACGCCCGATTGCCTGAAGCTCATCCTTCTGTCCGTCCAGAAGATCGCCGCGCGATACGCCGATGCGTAG
- a CDS encoding alpha/beta hydrolase, which yields MRRVGRMIGRALLVLAIVIAGLFVFGAREPLDLVPRFDAAALPDDLDAYLVAREGVFDDLVPGTEKRILWAGAPSTRTGWAVVYLHGFSATSEEVRPLPDKVAGALGANLYFTRFAGHGRPGAALTGPSAQDWMVDLSEALAIGRRIGERVLVIATSTGGTIAAEALLQPDLASEMDAVVFVSPNFELAAPEAALLTWPFARHWAPVVAGAERCFEPRNEAQARFWTTCYPTTALMPMAALAAHAGGADYSGVQVPALFIFSREDQVVSATATERVASDWGGAVEILAVEPGRGDDPLAHVIAGDALSPSMTAPLAARIVNWAKGL from the coding sequence ATGCGTAGGGTGGGGCGGATGATCGGGCGCGCGCTCCTCGTGCTGGCGATCGTGATCGCGGGACTGTTCGTCTTCGGGGCGCGCGAGCCCCTGGACCTCGTGCCGCGCTTCGACGCGGCCGCTTTGCCCGACGATCTCGACGCCTATCTCGTCGCGCGCGAGGGTGTGTTCGATGATCTTGTGCCTGGGACGGAAAAACGCATCCTCTGGGCCGGTGCGCCGAGTACGCGCACCGGGTGGGCTGTTGTCTACCTGCATGGCTTCTCCGCGACCTCCGAGGAGGTCAGGCCCCTGCCTGACAAGGTGGCCGGGGCGCTCGGTGCCAATCTCTACTTCACGCGATTCGCCGGGCATGGGCGGCCGGGAGCCGCGCTGACCGGACCCTCGGCGCAGGACTGGATGGTCGATTTGTCCGAGGCGCTCGCCATCGGGCGGCGTATCGGCGAGCGCGTTCTCGTGATCGCGACCTCGACCGGTGGAACGATCGCGGCGGAGGCGCTGTTGCAGCCGGACCTCGCGTCGGAGATGGACGCGGTCGTGTTCGTCTCGCCGAATTTTGAGCTTGCCGCACCGGAAGCTGCGCTTCTGACCTGGCCCTTTGCCCGGCACTGGGCCCCCGTCGTCGCGGGCGCCGAGCGCTGCTTCGAGCCGCGAAACGAGGCTCAGGCCCGCTTCTGGACCACCTGCTATCCGACGACGGCGCTGATGCCGATGGCCGCACTTGCTGCCCATGCGGGCGGCGCCGATTACAGCGGGGTGCAGGTGCCTGCGCTCTTCATCTTTTCGCGGGAGGACCAAGTCGTGTCGGCGACGGCGACCGAGAGGGTTGCCTCCGACTGGGGTGGCGCGGTCGAGATATTGGCAGTTGAGCCGGGACGTGGGGACGATCCGCTCGCGCATGTGATCGCGGGCGACGCGCTCAGCCCGTCGATGACCGCACCGCTGGCGGCGCGGATCGTGAACTGGGCGAAGGGTCTCTGA
- the phaZ gene encoding polyhydroxyalkanoate depolymerase — MKGVYSYDLMESVRNTNEWLGASARAMASYPVWGLVPHPMFKVMSAWGRITERSFARMVIKPDWGIRTVVGADGRDHLVDIQSLIASPFGDLIQFGVLGRDPMPRRVLLVAPMSGHYSTLLRSTVASLLPDCDVYVTDWHNARDIPVSKGKFDIEDYTLYLVEFMRHLGPDIHVVAVCQPAPIALAATAYLAGEDPAAQPCTLTLIGGPIDPDAAPTEVTDFGRRLTMGQIEHLVIQHVGFKSAGAGRLVYPGLLQLASFISMNLDRHAQAFSNQILRAAKGEDGERDAHNRFYDEYLSVMDMTAEFYLSTVERIFKKREIARNCFEVEGKQVDIGKITDVAVMVVEGEEDDISAPGQCAAALGLCTGLPDSMKDSHLEPGAGHYGIFAGKSWRNNIRPLVLDFFDRNSEGKRKRKNPRNNIRAV; from the coding sequence ATGAAAGGTGTCTATTCGTACGATTTGATGGAGAGCGTCCGCAATACCAATGAATGGTTGGGCGCATCTGCCAGGGCCATGGCCTCCTACCCTGTCTGGGGACTCGTGCCGCATCCGATGTTCAAGGTGATGTCGGCGTGGGGCCGCATCACAGAGCGCAGTTTTGCGCGCATGGTCATCAAGCCCGACTGGGGCATCCGCACCGTGGTCGGCGCAGACGGGCGCGACCATCTCGTGGATATCCAGTCGCTGATCGCCAGCCCCTTCGGCGACCTCATCCAATTCGGCGTGCTCGGCCGCGATCCGATGCCGCGCCGCGTTCTTCTTGTAGCGCCGATGTCGGGTCACTACTCGACTCTTCTGCGCTCGACCGTGGCGAGCCTTCTGCCCGACTGCGACGTCTACGTCACCGACTGGCACAACGCCCGCGACATTCCGGTCAGCAAGGGCAAGTTCGACATCGAAGACTATACGCTCTACCTCGTCGAATTCATGCGTCATCTTGGCCCCGACATCCACGTCGTCGCGGTCTGCCAGCCGGCCCCGATCGCGCTTGCGGCAACTGCCTATCTCGCGGGTGAAGACCCCGCCGCGCAGCCCTGCACCCTGACGCTGATCGGCGGCCCGATCGACCCCGACGCCGCGCCGACCGAGGTCACCGACTTTGGCCGCCGCCTGACCATGGGCCAGATCGAGCATCTCGTTATCCAGCACGTGGGTTTCAAGTCCGCCGGGGCCGGCCGACTCGTGTATCCGGGGCTGCTTCAACTCGCCTCGTTCATCTCGATGAATCTTGATCGGCACGCTCAGGCCTTCTCGAACCAGATCCTCCGCGCCGCGAAAGGCGAGGACGGGGAGCGCGACGCCCACAACCGGTTCTACGACGAATATCTCTCCGTCATGGACATGACGGCGGAATTCTACCTGTCCACCGTCGAGCGTATCTTCAAGAAGCGCGAGATCGCGCGAAACTGCTTCGAGGTCGAGGGCAAGCAGGTCGATATAGGCAAGATCACCGACGTGGCGGTCATGGTTGTGGAAGGCGAGGAGGACGACATCTCCGCACCCGGCCAATGCGCCGCCGCGCTCGGACTCTGCACCGGGCTGCCTGATTCGATGAAGGATTCGCATCTGGAGCCGGGTGCCGGCCACTACGGCATCTTCGCCGGCAAGTCGTGGCGGAACAACATCCGGCCGCTGGTGCTCGATTTCTTCGACCGCAACTCTGAAGGCAAGCGCAAGCGCAAGAATCCGCGCAACAACATCCGCGCCGTCTGA
- a CDS encoding PHA/PHB synthase family protein: MTTGLTEPSENLEKLNANLARVEELTQRLIQALAQKRAPNPSVEAPGQGLFVNAVNAYWKEAMENPGKLIEQQATFWGRTLKHYIDAQHALAAGKFSAPEDTSPKDRRFANPLWQTHPYFNFVKQQYFRNVEAMEQALAAIDELAPHERKRVEHFARQMMDMLAPTNFLGTNPDALERAVETEGESLVKGLENLVRDIEANRGDVLVTLADPDAFALGDNIGATEGAVVYRNRMLELIQYAATTDKVHATPVVIFPPWINKFYIMDLKPSNSLIKWIVDQGYTLFVVSWKNPDKSYADVGLDAYVDEGLIEAIEEVKKITGEKSVNAVGYCIAGTALTMAQAVLANRGEKSVKSATFFTTLTDFSDPGEVAVFLDDDFIDGIESQVAKDGYLDKYYMSRTFSFLRSNDLIYGPAIRSYMMGEAPPAFDLLYWNGDGTNLPARMAVEYLRWICQDNRLAEGKITICGETIGLKDVKVPLFAVACETDHIAPWKGSFHGIRQFGSKDKTFVVSQSGHIAGIINPPTKEKYGHYVNDAEMGDADEWLATASFNKGSWWPTWEAWLKKRSGRMVDARPLGDSKHPMMAPAPGTYVTETPII; the protein is encoded by the coding sequence ATGACAACCGGGCTTACCGAACCCTCCGAAAATCTCGAGAAACTCAACGCCAATCTCGCCAGGGTCGAAGAGTTGACGCAACGTCTCATTCAGGCACTGGCGCAGAAGCGCGCGCCGAATCCCTCGGTCGAGGCGCCGGGGCAGGGGCTTTTCGTCAATGCGGTGAACGCCTACTGGAAAGAGGCGATGGAAAACCCGGGCAAGCTGATCGAGCAGCAGGCGACTTTTTGGGGCCGGACGCTGAAGCACTACATCGACGCCCAGCACGCGCTTGCCGCAGGCAAGTTCAGCGCGCCCGAGGATACCAGCCCGAAGGATCGGCGCTTTGCCAACCCGCTCTGGCAGACGCATCCCTATTTCAACTTCGTCAAGCAGCAGTATTTCCGCAATGTCGAGGCGATGGAGCAGGCATTGGCCGCCATCGACGAGCTTGCACCGCACGAGCGCAAGCGCGTGGAACACTTCGCCCGGCAAATGATGGACATGTTGGCGCCGACCAACTTTCTGGGCACAAATCCCGATGCGCTCGAGCGCGCGGTGGAAACCGAGGGTGAGAGCCTCGTGAAGGGGCTCGAGAACCTCGTCCGCGATATCGAGGCCAACCGCGGCGACGTCCTTGTCACGCTGGCCGATCCCGACGCCTTCGCGCTTGGCGACAATATCGGCGCGACCGAGGGTGCGGTTGTCTATCGCAACCGGATGTTGGAGCTCATCCAGTACGCAGCCACGACGGACAAGGTGCATGCGACGCCCGTGGTGATCTTCCCGCCGTGGATCAACAAGTTCTACATCATGGACCTGAAGCCCTCGAACTCGCTGATCAAGTGGATCGTCGATCAAGGCTACACGCTTTTCGTCGTCAGTTGGAAGAACCCCGACAAGAGCTACGCCGATGTCGGGCTCGACGCCTATGTCGATGAGGGATTGATCGAGGCGATCGAGGAAGTGAAGAAGATCACCGGCGAGAAGTCCGTGAACGCGGTGGGTTACTGCATCGCGGGCACCGCGCTGACCATGGCGCAGGCGGTGCTGGCCAATCGCGGCGAGAAGTCGGTCAAGTCGGCCACGTTCTTCACCACGCTCACCGATTTCTCTGATCCGGGCGAAGTCGCCGTTTTTCTCGACGACGACTTCATCGACGGGATCGAGAGCCAGGTCGCCAAGGACGGCTATCTCGACAAGTACTATATGTCGCGCACGTTCTCGTTCCTGCGCTCCAACGACCTGATCTATGGTCCTGCAATCCGCAGCTACATGATGGGCGAGGCGCCGCCCGCCTTCGACCTTCTCTACTGGAACGGCGACGGGACAAACCTGCCCGCGCGGATGGCGGTCGAGTATCTGCGCTGGATCTGCCAGGACAACCGGCTCGCCGAGGGCAAGATCACGATCTGCGGCGAGACGATCGGCCTCAAGGACGTCAAGGTGCCGCTGTTCGCTGTCGCCTGCGAAACCGACCATATCGCGCCCTGGAAGGGTTCGTTCCACGGCATCCGGCAGTTCGGTTCCAAGGACAAGACCTTCGTGGTCTCGCAGTCGGGTCACATCGCCGGGATCATCAATCCGCCGACGAAGGAGAAATACGGCCACTACGTCAACGACGCCGAGATGGGCGACGCGGACGAGTGGCTGGCCACAGCGAGCTTCAACAAGGGCAGCTGGTGGCCAACCTGGGAAGCCTGGCTGAAAAAACGGTCGGGCAGGATGGTGGACGCCCGGCCGCTTGGCGATTCGAAGCACCCGATGATGGCGCCGGCACCTGGCACCTACGTCACCGAGACGCCAATCATCTGA
- a CDS encoding phasin family protein: MQKNQDFTKVMQDMAASFPFDAKAFQDTFKTSAVLGERMTKVALEAADKSNEISSKWAKDTLTKVGVLAKVKDEPTDYTKALTDFASAAAETAAENMAAFAEVAKKAQMETVELMLAAGKDFSEDATAAVKKAQAEVTSAAKKAAASVK, translated from the coding sequence ATGCAGAAGAACCAGGATTTCACGAAGGTCATGCAGGACATGGCCGCTTCGTTCCCCTTCGACGCGAAAGCGTTTCAGGACACCTTCAAGACGTCCGCCGTCCTCGGCGAGCGGATGACCAAGGTCGCGCTCGAAGCCGCTGACAAGTCGAACGAGATCTCGTCCAAGTGGGCCAAGGACACGCTCACCAAGGTTGGCGTTCTGGCCAAAGTCAAGGACGAGCCGACCGACTACACCAAAGCGCTGACCGACTTCGCTTCGGCCGCCGCCGAAACCGCTGCCGAGAACATGGCTGCCTTCGCCGAAGTCGCGAAGAAAGCCCAGATGGAAACGGTCGAGCTGATGCTCGCCGCCGGCAAGGACTTCTCCGAAGATGCGACCGCTGCGGTCAAGAAGGCGCAAGCCGAAGTGACCTCGGCCGCCAAGAAAGCCGCCGCGTCGGTCAAGTAA
- the secG gene encoding preprotein translocase subunit SecG, with protein MENVLLTVLLILALLLIGVVLLQRSEGGGLLSGGGAFSARGTGNALTKLTWVLGGAFMAASLALTIVAARNAGTTSILDAPAPEATAPVSEPAAPAVPEGDLLPPAAGDAPLAPPPAD; from the coding sequence ATGGAAAACGTTCTGCTCACCGTTCTATTGATCCTCGCCCTGCTCCTTATAGGCGTGGTTCTTCTCCAGCGCTCGGAGGGCGGGGGCCTGTTGTCGGGCGGCGGGGCGTTCAGCGCCCGGGGCACCGGCAACGCGCTGACCAAGCTCACATGGGTCCTTGGCGGCGCCTTCATGGCGGCCTCGCTCGCGCTGACGATCGTCGCGGCGCGGAATGCCGGCACGACCTCGATCCTCGATGCGCCCGCACCCGAAGCCACAGCGCCTGTGTCCGAACCGGCCGCACCTGCGGTGCCCGAAGGCGATCTTCTGCCGCCGGCCGCCGGCGATGCGCCCTTGGCGCCACCGCCTGCGGACTAG